One Shewanella sp. MR-4 DNA window includes the following coding sequences:
- a CDS encoding YqiJ family protein, producing the protein MWAFLVEQPNLPYTIAFACVLVLGVFEALALVIGLSMMSALDQWVPADVDYDADIGGTGLTGIAGWLCLNRLPLLIWFVLALTSFAIVGYIANYLSLLFTGVLLPQLFTLPIAVVGSAFACRYLGRILADLLPKNESTAISLDDLSGYVGTITLGCAMKGMPSEAVVRDKHQQKHYVLVEPETSGIEFASGTQVVLLKREGRVWSATRFDN; encoded by the coding sequence ATGTGGGCGTTTTTAGTTGAACAGCCTAACCTACCTTACACTATTGCCTTCGCCTGCGTGCTTGTCCTTGGTGTGTTTGAAGCCTTAGCCCTAGTCATAGGGCTAAGCATGATGAGTGCGCTCGACCAATGGGTGCCCGCCGATGTGGATTATGATGCCGATATTGGTGGTACTGGCCTGACGGGGATTGCGGGCTGGCTATGTCTGAATCGATTACCCTTACTTATCTGGTTTGTGCTGGCACTGACCAGCTTTGCAATAGTCGGTTATATTGCAAATTACCTGAGCCTGCTATTCACGGGCGTTTTGTTACCGCAACTCTTCACCTTACCGATTGCTGTGGTTGGCAGTGCGTTTGCCTGTCGCTATCTCGGGCGGATCTTGGCCGATTTACTCCCCAAAAATGAGTCCACCGCCATATCCCTTGATGATTTAAGTGGTTATGTTGGTACTATCACCTTAGGCTGCGCCATGAAGGGCATGCCTTCGGAAGCTGTGGTGCGCGATAAACATCAACAAAAACATTATGTATTAGTCGAACCCGAAACCTCGGGTATCGAGTTTGCCAGTGGCACGCAAGTGGTGCTGCTAAAACGAGAAGGAAGAGTCTGGTCTGCGACTCGCTTTGATAATTAA
- a CDS encoding DsrE family protein, with amino-acid sequence MQPKSHHTKTLKVMTMALLAGLSSAAHAGAESFAPGTAIPEFGQVAKVESNLAIPAGMKFKVAFDMSKAADVGQVNRQLDSLARFINMHVAAGVKESDIELAMVVHGSAVGDLADDSFYAKQHNGAQNPNKALVKTLVAHGVKFYICGQSAAYFDLHNASLLPGVDMALSAMTAHAILAQQGFSQNPF; translated from the coding sequence ATGCAGCCAAAATCACATCACACTAAAACCCTTAAAGTCATGACCATGGCGCTGTTGGCTGGCTTATCCAGTGCCGCCCATGCCGGAGCCGAGAGCTTTGCGCCTGGAACCGCTATCCCCGAATTTGGTCAAGTGGCTAAGGTCGAAAGCAACCTTGCGATCCCTGCGGGGATGAAGTTTAAGGTGGCATTCGATATGAGCAAGGCGGCCGATGTCGGCCAAGTGAATCGTCAGCTCGACAGCCTTGCCCGTTTTATTAATATGCACGTGGCGGCTGGCGTGAAAGAAAGCGATATTGAGCTAGCGATGGTGGTGCATGGCAGTGCCGTTGGCGATTTAGCCGATGATAGTTTTTATGCCAAGCAGCACAACGGGGCGCAAAACCCCAATAAAGCCTTAGTGAAAACCTTAGTGGCCCATGGGGTGAAGTTTTATATCTGTGGTCAGAGCGCCGCTTATTTTGACTTACACAATGCCTCTTTGTTACCGGGCGTCGATATGGCCCTGTCTGCGATGACGGCCCATGCGATTCTGGCGCAGCAAGGATTTAGTCAAAATCCGTTTTAG
- a CDS encoding carboxypeptidase M32 produces the protein MNTKEPTQSYDKLTAHFQKISHFEHFSALGDWDQAAMMPLGGGSERGDAMAELALHIHSLKTAPELGDNLAQASQEALSPEQQANLREMQYQYQQATLVPGELVQAKTKMAYQCENAWREQRKNNDWQGFKPNLKAVIALAREEALIRAQALNISPYDALLDKFEPGMTTAKLEQTFGDLKTWLPSFIQDVLAKQASEPKLTLNGPFEIKAQQALGQAVMAYLGFDFNHGRLDISSHPFCGGVPSDVRITTRYNEADFSSAIMGIVHETGHARYEQGLPKQWRGQPAGLARSMGVHESQSLFCEMQLGANPAFLRQLQPLIKQHLGCEFSAQDLARHYTRVNPGLIRVDADEVTYPCHILLRFEAEKAFIDGSLSVDDLPDFWSSQMQQLLGINTDGNYRDGCMQDIHWAVGELGYFPSYTLGAMYAAQCRFALERSLGPIENLIDNGQLSQVFDWLGTHIWSKGSLLTTDELIIQATGEPLNSQYLAKHLKQRYLE, from the coding sequence ATGAACACCAAAGAACCTACGCAAAGTTACGATAAACTCACGGCCCATTTCCAGAAAATTTCACATTTTGAACATTTTAGTGCGCTTGGTGATTGGGATCAGGCCGCCATGATGCCCCTCGGTGGCGGCAGCGAGCGTGGCGATGCGATGGCAGAACTGGCGTTACATATCCACAGCCTTAAAACGGCGCCAGAGCTTGGCGATAACCTCGCACAAGCCTCGCAAGAGGCGCTGAGCCCAGAGCAACAGGCCAATCTGAGGGAAATGCAATATCAGTATCAACAGGCGACCTTAGTGCCGGGTGAGCTAGTACAGGCCAAAACGAAAATGGCCTACCAATGTGAGAATGCCTGGCGCGAGCAACGCAAAAACAATGATTGGCAAGGTTTTAAACCGAATCTAAAAGCGGTGATTGCCCTCGCGAGGGAAGAAGCCTTAATTCGCGCGCAGGCCCTTAACATCTCCCCCTATGATGCCCTGCTCGATAAATTTGAGCCCGGCATGACCACGGCAAAGCTTGAGCAGACCTTTGGTGACTTAAAAACGTGGTTACCCAGTTTTATCCAAGATGTACTGGCAAAACAAGCCAGTGAACCCAAGCTTACCCTTAACGGCCCCTTCGAAATCAAGGCACAGCAAGCCCTAGGCCAAGCGGTGATGGCCTATTTAGGGTTTGATTTTAACCATGGCAGGCTCGATATCAGCAGCCACCCATTTTGTGGTGGAGTGCCAAGCGATGTACGCATCACGACGCGTTATAATGAAGCCGATTTTAGCAGTGCTATCATGGGCATAGTGCATGAAACTGGCCACGCCCGTTATGAACAGGGCTTACCGAAACAATGGCGCGGTCAGCCCGCAGGATTGGCTCGCTCCATGGGCGTCCATGAGAGCCAAAGCTTATTTTGTGAAATGCAGCTCGGTGCCAATCCCGCGTTTTTACGCCAATTACAACCACTGATTAAACAGCATTTGGGCTGTGAGTTTAGCGCCCAAGACTTGGCAAGACACTATACCCGCGTCAATCCCGGGCTTATCCGTGTCGATGCCGATGAAGTCACTTACCCTTGCCATATTCTATTGCGCTTTGAAGCCGAAAAAGCCTTTATCGACGGTAGCCTGAGTGTGGATGATCTCCCTGATTTTTGGTCAAGCCAGATGCAACAACTGCTCGGGATCAATACCGATGGAAACTATCGCGATGGTTGTATGCAGGATATCCATTGGGCCGTAGGTGAATTGGGGTATTTTCCAAGTTATACCTTAGGCGCCATGTATGCCGCCCAATGCCGTTTTGCGCTGGAGCGAAGCTTAGGCCCGATTGAAAACCTCATCGATAATGGGCAGTTATCCCAAGTATTTGACTGGCTTGGCACTCATATTTGGTCCAAAGGCTCATTACTGACAACGGATGAACTCATCATTCAAGCCACAGGAGAGCCGCTCAATAGCCAATATCTAGCCAAACATTTGAAGCAACGTTATTTGGAGTAA